TTTTCAGCTTATTAGGACCCACGAAATTCTTCAACCATTGATGATGTTCGATCGATCTAGCATATCTGAAAGCAATTAGCATTTGGTTCCTTAAGTGATATATTAAAGCAATAATTTATAATGGAATATGGATCGGAGTTGCATGGATCGGACATGGCAACGATGATTGCCTTTGCTTTTTAATTCCACCCTCCTACCtcctttattctttctttttcatgcaTATATCACACTCTCGTTTCATTTACCAAAGAATGTATCGTCATGTATTAATAttgcttaattttctttcaactttaatatcagtttatacaattatatatattttaaattcatatatttagtttttttttttttgttctaagatcttaattttaatggcCGTTCTGTCAGTCACTTGATAAAAAGGAGATTCCTATCAATGCGTTGTACTAAATAATTAAGCTTTTTTATGCACTATAAATATAGAGGCCGTATCACCCTTCTATATTTCAGTTCATTTAGCTATATACCTCCAACTTGCCTCTCCTTCTATCCCTTTCTTTTGCTATCTTTCTTGCTTTTTGAGTGCTCTCTCCATGGCTTCTCTCCAGGTGCTGACCTTTATCTCTagatctctccctctctctcgatCGTAATCGAAATTGATAGGCGTAGGGAGGCTAGCATTAAGTTTTGCCTAGCCTAGTACATACTTGTTATTTTGTCATAACAATATCGGTCTATGTTACGCAGTGAATGCATACGTACCCTGCCTTACATATATGCTACGTACAAAGAGGAGTTTAACGTCGGCCATAATATATTTGTAGAGTTCTCATGTTAAAGCTATCTTTTCTGCATGTTTTTCTATATAGGAAGTTATAAATTTACTCATCAGTGATTGTAGTCATCActacaatcatatatatatatatattatactgttCTCAAATCCTCGATCTTTACTTTGGAGGAATAGCCCCCAGATCGAGAATCGAGATGGGGTTGAGCAAACAAGACAACCACGATCATCTTGCTATATATATGAGCTCAGAAAGATGTTACGTACCGATCACGCATATTCATTAATGTGGAAAGACAAAActtgtttaattaaattaactCATTCATGTTTAGCTGTGCAGTTTATGTAAAAGTTCTTGATAAATAAGATTTCAGCTAGCGCCTCTGATTGATTATAATCTGAGCTTTGAGTATCATTAATTATTCCTAATAGACTGTGTGATCTGGTGGAGTTTTAGGCTGATATTCCTACACCAGTGAAAGAGGTGGTGACTAAGGAAACAGAAGAAAcaacacatgatgatgatcaggagTCTGCTGCCGTCGATCAAGATCAGGATTTGGCCACTAAAGATATAGAATTCATAGCTACTGCAGAGGAGACAGATCATAAACCTAAGGAAGTGGTTTTGCCCGATGATATAGAAGAAGATAGTGAAGTAGTagctgatgatcatgatgaagtGGATAAAGCACCAGTGTCACCAATTCATGAGGAGGATTCAAAATGGACAGAGAAAATAGAACATGAAGCTGAAGATCAAGATGACGAGGATGATGAAGAGTATTGGTAATGGACTAGTCAAATGTCAATGCAAGTCCAAACTTTAGCTAAATGTGAGAAAAGGcctctacattggactagctaatgATCAAAagcttaagacttgatgaatagtaaatcttaagtcctctccaaatatggctagctactattcacaatggaaagtaatatttaattatttaatcacttccatctctctttgaatggtaaaacatgcatggtaagcacattatttatattaattgatagagtagacacattatttctacaaaccataaagatctaaaaaatatataaattgtatttgcaaaaaaaaaaaaaaaaaaaaacataatataatattattattttaactttataatggctagtctaatgtggactcacctagtcaaaaattgatattatagttaaaaattaagattctagccaaattttagacttggcaatggctagaccattaccaatgctcttagaGTAGTAAAATGAAGGAAATTACTACTTTTAGGtgcaaaaagaaataaaaggttCGTTAAGTATTTCTGTTGCTAAAATAGTGGCACGTACGTACTTTAGCATCTGTGATGATGGATGCTGTGATTTGGGTTAGAGCTTTTCATTAATTTCCTGTTTGAAAGTGTCTATAAGCACTGGTAATTTGGATCTTCCAAATATCAGATCAGAGtgatttatttgtattttcagCCGATGATCGATATATAGACACTTTCCATGTTGTTGTCTTTTGTAATGTGTGTTGTTTGATGgtgttttaattaatatttatgataatcATTGAATTTCGTCCCTAATCCCAGCGTGCATATATCGGATTTGATCATAAGCCATTTACAAGAATAAGTTATTTCATCAAGCGTTTCGgagatttctttttattattattatttttattatttcatatatatctaaGAAAAAAggtcatttatttatttactggATGTTTATCATTTACGGCTCTTtgcataattaaatatatagaacTAGAGAAGGTGGCTATTTGGAGGCAATTAAACAGGCCGCGTAGATCATATATAgtgtatatttttgttttcgcTCGCCaatttaaagtaaaaaataaaatgatatttcttatttgagattttatgatttttagtgaaatagtttgatgacatgtttttaaagttttttttcatagtatgcatgtcatgatatatAAGCGcccaaattatttgaaaaaaacacaaaattctcatctcatcattacacctttttcaaatccccatacaaaatataataaacaattcaactttttaaaattccaatacacctttttcaaatctcaaaacaataataatattaaaacttaatattttaaacttcaaaacaaaacacaaagttctcatctcaccccccaaacctaccctaattGTTTATGGTAattcgttttttgtttttcaaataatcTGTACATggacttgtatatataattttgaaaaatactatttatatttttacagtgTACAAGTTCtgcacacattttttttaatgtaaatctaaatttatataaaaaaattatttttttaataatatacctAGCTACTTGAAAAGTGGCACAGAGAAAATAGTTCTATAATAATTGTTTATGATAATTCGTTTGGAACTTGGACTGaattgagatcaactcagtttaatttaattttaagttgaatttaatattcaaacacccaaatctcaaattactaaaatcatctcaattttaaatatctttacacgtgagatttataacttttttcaactcaacacctctttacaagCGGGACcgcaatctttttcaatttcttataaatatatttaaactcacaTTAATATCTAAACTCATGTTAGGTGAGCTCTATAAAACTCACTCTATTATCTgaacttactattattcataaagaatttaattcagTTAAACATCTAAATAGAGCTTAAATATGATAGAATCTGAAGATCGATCGAGTGATCCACTAGTTGTGGAGCTTATAGCCCAACAGGAAAGTGCTTGAACTCATTCGAGCAGCTCGAAGAGCTTACAAAGTTTTGGGTTTAGACCCATATAGTCTGTGGAGCCCAAATTGATTTCTCTACGAGCCCCAATATCCACTTGCTGGTTCATGAGGGACGGCCCAGTTTCTATTCAACAGAAGAGGGCCATGTGTGATGTGTCCATAGAGATTCATCCCCAGTTTGAAAACTGTTTGTGAGACTCATCAGATGATATCTGGATCAAAACATATATTTGGTGGGcctttttttttgggaaggtacactaaattttgttaatttgtttgggAAGTGCTACAATCTTAAAAACAACATTACCTAATTGTTAAGTTTATCTTAGATAAGTTTATCATTATCTAATTTATACAACGAAAGCTCAACTGCAAGGAactaagattattattattactttagaGCGAGAAAGAGATCGTATATATGGCTGCAAGGTATAATAAATAAGATCGATAATGGTCTAccaacttttttattattattttatttactcatTCACGTCTTCTATGAGATTTAGagtgcgtttagatgttaaaatgagttgagttgagataataaaatattgttaaaatatgatttattattattattattattttagaatttaaaaaaattaaattatttattatattttgtgttaaaatttaaaaaaattataataataaattgagataattaaGAAGAATTTTAgatccaaacaaagccttaaAGAATATGTACCATGAATgataagtatttaaattacagAGCATGGGCAGCTTCCCTTTATGAAGGGTGGGAGCCAATTAGTGATCATTCCATCCAtatcctccttttttttttttttatatattataattattatatatatatataatatgtttgtttaaattaaaaaattgaagtcGTACATCAATAGTACTctatattgtttttataatatggACAGTAAAATATTTCGAGTCCGATCCTTGCTTTCGCCTGTGTTTTCGCCTGTGCAAGCGCAGCTAGCAGCCCACCGCTCTTTCTAAAATG
This genomic window from Juglans regia cultivar Chandler unplaced genomic scaffold, Walnut 2.0 Scaffold_251, whole genome shotgun sequence contains:
- the LOC118345386 gene encoding probable DNA-directed RNA polymerase subunit delta isoform X1, whose product is MASLQADIPTPVKEVVTKETEETTHDDDQESAAVDQDQDLATKDIEFIATAEETDHKPKEVVLPDDIEEDSEVVADDHDEVDKAPVSPIHEEDSKWTEKIEHEAEDQDDEDDEEYW
- the LOC118345386 gene encoding probable DNA-directed RNA polymerase subunit delta isoform X2; the encoded protein is MASLQADIPTPVKEVVTKETEETTHDDDQESAAVDQDQDLATKDIEFIATAEETDHKPKEVVLPDDIEEDSEVVADDHDEVDKAPVSPIHEEDSKWTEKIEHEAEDQDDEDDELE